In Atribacteraceae bacterium, the genomic stretch TTCGCAAATCGGCTCGGCCAGGCGGTGACCGAATTTTTTGGGGAGATCGAAGTGGGCCACGATATCGAACCATCCGGTCAGCATCCCCTGAATAAGAATCCGATAGTAGTACCGATAGATTTCGGCGATATTCTGATTGTGAAAGATCGGGAGGTATGCTGGATCATCGAAAGGCCAATCACCGAGGAAATGGACAGACAACAACAGGTAGTCCCATTCATAGAGATCAATGATGGGACGTAAGAGCTTTTCTTTGCCGGGAATATAATCGATTTCCAATCCAATACGAACGGTAATTATCTTCTGATAGTTCTCCCGAAGTAGCTCGAGTTCCTGGAGATAATGACCGACTGCATGGTCAGGTATGGAGCACATATTGGTCCGCTTCCCCGGAGGATAATAATACTGGGGGCAATGTCCGGAAAAACCGATTTCGGACACACCCCGTTCCAGGGCACATTGGATATATTCCTCGAATGAACCAACCGCATCTCCGCACATGCGGCTGTGAATATGATAGTCGCAGAGCATGTGTACGGTTCCTTTCATTCGCTGACTCATCCCAAAAGTGCTCTACGGGTCAAAAAAAGAAGGGGTCGGACCCCTTCTTTGTCGAGTGATACTCAAACCAGTTGAAAGATTATTTCACCATTTCCTTCAAGACTTTACCGGGACGGAAAAATGGTACTCTGCTCGCAGGAATTTGCACCTCTTTACCTGTCTGAGGATTCCTTCCCCTCCGGCCGGCCCTGGTTTTCACCCCAAACGTTCCAAACCCAACCAACTGAATTTTCCCATCTTCTTTCTTCAATTCTTCCTGCACAATATCAAAAAGAATATCGATAACCATTGCCGTGTCTTTCTTAGTGATTTCCATCCCATTTTTTTTCAATTCTTCAGCCACTGCGTCCACCAAATCCCGTTTGTTCATGTTTTTCTCTGCCTCCCTTTCTTGGATTAGATTGTTTCAACCTGGTATAACAATAAACCTGATAGCTGTTTTTTCGATATCATCGATGCGAACATCGACAAATGCCGGAATGCACACTAAATCGATTCCACTGGGTGCAAGGTATCCACGCGCGATAGCAATGGCCTTAACTGCTTGGTTCACCGCTCCGGCACCCACTGCTTGCATTTCCGCTTTTCCGTTTTCTCGTATAACTCCTGCTAAGGCTCCCGCAAGAGCTGCTGGTCTGGTTTTAGACGAGATCTTCAAAAGCTCCATCGGTCTACCTCCTTGGTTCACTATGCTCTGCTGCTTCGATATTCCTACTCTTCCCCCGACAACCTATCACCCTCCCTTCCCTCCTGGTGAAGCCCTCGTAATAAACCATGCGTTCTCGGGCGCCACACGAAACTTACACACAACACCGGGAAAGAGCACTATCAGATCATGATCCAAATATTTACAATCCTTCCAGCAGCTGCCTGCCTTCCCGAAGTATGCCACTCTCATCGGGAAAAGCAAGGGTGTTTTGCGCTTCTTCGAAAGAAAACCATTTGCTTTGCAGGATCTCGTCTTCATCCCACCAATCCCGGGCATACTCGGTGGTCATGAGATAAAAATCCACAGTCTCGTGGAAACGCTGCAGGTTCCGGGTATACGAGAAGGAAATAGCTCCGATCAATGGTCCCAGGGTGACTGCGAAGCCGGTTTCTTCGGCAACCTCCCGTTGCGAGGCCTCGGCGGACGTTTCGCCCTCCTTGAGATGTCCTTTAGGAAGCATCCATAGTCTTGACTGTCTTTTTTGAATCAATAATACCTTCCATTCTCCGGCGTCTTTTTTGACCAGTACCCCTCCTGCAGCCCTGACAGGTATTCCTTCCAATATACTCATATGGTTAAGGGACCCTTACGTTTTATCTCATATCCTAAAGGACGATTGGAAAAACCTTATTTGAAGAAGCATGCCCGGGTTTGTGCCATCCTTAATAAGGTATGTTTCGTATTCTGATCACAAGTTTATAGCGTGAATCACCGAATTGTCAAATATGAAAGGGATTTTATGGCGTAACAATCGATAGCGTTTATCAGAAAG encodes the following:
- a CDS encoding histidinol-phosphatase HisJ family protein, with the translated sequence MKGTVHMLCDYHIHSRMCGDAVGSFEEYIQCALERGVSEIGFSGHCPQYYYPPGKRTNMCSIPDHAVGHYLQELELLRENYQKIITVRIGLEIDYIPGKEKLLRPIIDLYEWDYLLLSVHFLGDWPFDDPAYLPIFHNQNIAEIYRYYYRILIQGMLTGWFDIVAHFDLPKKFGHRLAEPICEEEEALKVCLEKGLTLEMNTAGFRKPVGEAYPSRAILRKASGLGIPICLGSDAHRPGEVSQDFDQALVILREAGFRELAGFHKRELFRYPIPDGIHL
- a CDS encoding HU family DNA-binding protein; this translates as MNKRDLVDAVAEELKKNGMEITKKDTAMVIDILFDIVQEELKKEDGKIQLVGFGTFGVKTRAGRRGRNPQTGKEVQIPASRVPFFRPGKVLKEMVK
- a CDS encoding stage V sporulation protein S, with the translated sequence MELLKISSKTRPAALAGALAGVIRENGKAEMQAVGAGAVNQAVKAIAIARGYLAPSGIDLVCIPAFVDVRIDDIEKTAIRFIVIPG
- a CDS encoding NUDIX hydrolase; translated protein: MSILEGIPVRAAGGVLVKKDAGEWKVLLIQKRQSRLWMLPKGHLKEGETSAEASQREVAEETGFAVTLGPLIGAISFSYTRNLQRFHETVDFYLMTTEYARDWWDEDEILQSKWFSFEEAQNTLAFPDESGILREGRQLLEGL